In one Rutidosis leptorrhynchoides isolate AG116_Rl617_1_P2 chromosome 8, CSIRO_AGI_Rlap_v1, whole genome shotgun sequence genomic region, the following are encoded:
- the LOC139863135 gene encoding uncharacterized protein, with protein MGELMKAKTVQTTLAIADALSFYCAIAIVTLMLTADFQHDHNFSYSLINNADVVQGGNNRVLVINSNTRPCDEIYVVAEGETLHTISDKCGDPFIVENNPHIHDPDDVFPGLVIKITPSVLLDDVTKVDSVVG; from the exons ATGGGTGAATTGATGAAAGCTAAAACAGTTCAAACAACATTAGCCATAGCAGATGCACTCTCTTTTTACTGTGCGATTGCAATTGTAACTCTCATGCTAACCGCTGATTTTCAACATGATCATAATTTCAGTTATTCTCTAATTAATAACGCTGATGTCGTCCAAGGAGGAAATAATAGGGTGCTCGTGATTAATAGTAATACACGCCCGTGTGACGAGATATATGTCGTCGCAGAAGGAGAAACGCTTCATACCATAAGCGACAAGTGTGGTGACCCGTTTATTGTTGAAAATAACCCGCATATTCATGACCCGGATGATGTTTTCCCTGGCCTTGTTATCAAGATCACACCTTCAGTTCTTCTG GATGATGTTACGAAAGTAGATTCCGTAGTTGGTTAG